The proteins below come from a single Candidatus Acetothermia bacterium genomic window:
- a CDS encoding iron ABC transporter permease has protein sequence MRWRGGAGWALALLPLAFLALAFFWPLADVLRLGLQVDGRWTGDRLSALLADPYVRRLLLFTLDQALLSAAVSLGLGFPLGWLLTRYRFPGKGLVRAFTLVPFVLPSITVALGFILFFGRAGYLNRFLMGAFGLGEPPIRVLYTLWGIVLAHAFYNAPVVARFVNVAWERLDPTLVEAARVLGTGPVRAFLTVTLPLLLPAVLSALALVFVLCFLSFSIPLALGGARYATAEVGVYLFARVYVDFPRAAALATLMLGISLALTYLYLRGGGLFQARAGGVRGQPTVPLLSRNRPIRSLWLGYLFLAALVFLGPIAAVVADSFLRAAPGAGSPTLYWYRLIFSPAWNPFLESSPAGSVETSLVVAAGATVLALALGVAVSWTLHRVRSRALETLLMAPLAVSSVVLGLALLFAFRRPPLAAVGRGPWAIVLAHALIVYPLVVRAIRPLWEGLDPSWVEAARTLGARRLAAFFTVELPLLRGGVLAAGAFAFALSLGEMTAVAMLAGAGVTTMPLAIYHFLSAREFGAASAMATVLIAVTAAAAWAWDRAGARWLGRDHGGR, from the coding sequence GTGAGGTGGCGCGGCGGGGCAGGATGGGCGCTCGCCCTCCTGCCCCTCGCCTTCCTCGCCCTCGCGTTCTTCTGGCCCCTCGCGGACGTGTTGCGGCTCGGCCTCCAGGTGGACGGCCGCTGGACGGGCGACCGCCTTTCCGCGCTCCTCGCCGACCCTTACGTGCGACGGCTCCTCCTCTTCACCCTCGACCAGGCCCTGCTCTCGGCGGCGGTGAGCCTGGGGCTTGGGTTCCCGCTCGGGTGGCTCCTCACCCGGTATCGGTTCCCAGGGAAAGGCCTCGTGCGCGCGTTCACCCTGGTTCCGTTCGTGCTGCCCTCGATCACCGTGGCCCTTGGGTTCATCCTGTTCTTCGGCCGCGCCGGCTACCTCAACCGGTTTCTCATGGGGGCGTTCGGCCTCGGAGAGCCCCCGATCCGCGTCCTCTACACCCTGTGGGGGATCGTGCTCGCCCACGCGTTCTACAACGCCCCGGTGGTGGCACGGTTCGTGAACGTGGCCTGGGAGCGGCTGGACCCGACGCTGGTCGAGGCGGCTCGGGTGTTGGGAACTGGGCCCGTCCGGGCGTTTCTGACCGTCACCCTGCCGCTATTGCTCCCGGCGGTGCTGTCCGCCCTCGCCCTCGTGTTCGTCCTGTGTTTCCTGTCGTTTTCCATCCCCCTTGCCCTGGGCGGGGCCCGCTACGCCACGGCCGAAGTCGGGGTTTATCTCTTCGCCCGGGTGTACGTGGACTTCCCGCGGGCGGCGGCGTTGGCGACCCTGATGCTGGGGATCTCGCTTGCGCTGACGTACCTGTACCTGCGCGGCGGGGGGCTGTTCCAAGCCCGGGCCGGTGGGGTCCGGGGTCAGCCCACGGTCCCGCTTCTGTCCCGCAACCGGCCGATCCGGTCCCTGTGGCTCGGGTACCTCTTCCTCGCGGCCCTCGTGTTCCTGGGCCCGATCGCCGCGGTGGTCGCCGACTCGTTCCTCCGGGCGGCCCCAGGGGCAGGGAGTCCCACCCTGTACTGGTACCGCCTCATCTTCTCCCCGGCCTGGAATCCCTTTCTCGAGTCCTCGCCCGCAGGAAGCGTGGAGACGAGCCTCGTCGTCGCCGCCGGGGCCACCGTCCTGGCCCTGGCCCTGGGGGTGGCGGTCAGTTGGACCTTGCACCGGGTCCGATCCCGGGCCCTGGAGACCCTGCTCATGGCCCCGCTCGCCGTATCGTCGGTGGTGCTGGGCCTGGCCCTCCTCTTCGCGTTCCGCCGGCCGCCCCTGGCGGCCGTGGGCCGTGGGCCGTGGGCGATCGTGCTCGCCCATGCCCTGATCGTGTACCCGCTCGTGGTGCGGGCGATCCGCCCGCTCTGGGAGGGCCTCGATCCCAGTTGGGTGGAGGCGGCGCGGACGCTCGGGGCCCGGCGCCTGGCGGCGTTCTTCACCGTGGAGCTGCCCCTGCTCCGGGGCGGGGTGCTTGCGGCCGGGGCGTTCGCGTTCGCCCTATCCTTGGGAGAGATGACCGCGGTGGCGATGCTCGCAGGAGCCGGGGTGACGACGATGCCCCTTGCCATTTACCACTTCCTCTCCGCGCGTGAGTTCGGGGCGGCGTCGGCGATGGCCACGGTGCTCATCGCGGTCACGGCCGCGGCGGCGTGGGCCTGGGACCGGGCCGGGGCACGGTGGCTGGGGAGGGACCATGGCGGCCGTTGA
- a CDS encoding FAD-dependent oxidoreductase yields MRIEAHPILPVERGEPFTFAFAGQTMQGYPGETIAAALYAGGVRIFGHHPKDGAPQGIFCANGQCAQCLVIADGKPVKACMTLVRPGMRVEPMGGLPALPKVDAPPPMREIATIAVPVLIIGGGPAGMSAAIELGKRGINALLVDDKHRLGGKLVLQTHRFFGSIDAVYAGTRGIDIAERLEREVRACPSVEVWLNSTALAVFSDRKVGILREGHEYVLVAPDVLLVAAGARERSLVFKGNTLPGVYGAGAFQTLVNRDLVRAAERLFIVGGGNVGLIAGYHALQAGIEVVGLVEALPECGGYKVHRDKLARLGVPIYTSHTIVSANGRDHVESVTIARVDEAFRPIPGTERSFACDTVLVAVGLDPVDEFYFYRKALAFGMPAFAAGDAAEIAEASAAIFSGKIAGLRIARALGAETAEVPEDWVRMAEVLKSRPGDRIPPTPPPQEDGVFPVFHCVEEIPCNPCASVCPQGLIHIDPGDIRKVPEFLGPNLGKSCIGCERCVVICPGLAITLVDFRKDPEMPTVTIPFEFAQDRVQVGDVVTVVDVGGAALGEVEVVEVRAIPRNDRTVLLKVRAPKAIAKGIAGVRVQVPWAAEPLPEAIGRLPDDQIVCRCERVTAGEVRELIRNGCRDMNEIKAISRAGMGACGGKTCGPLIKRLFREEGVPEEEVTDYVPRPLFIEVPLGVFAGVRQERDG; encoded by the coding sequence ATGCGGATTGAGGCACATCCGATCCTCCCCGTCGAGCGGGGGGAGCCGTTCACGTTCGCGTTCGCTGGCCAGACGATGCAGGGGTACCCCGGGGAGACGATCGCCGCCGCGCTTTACGCGGGCGGGGTGCGGATCTTCGGTCACCACCCCAAGGACGGCGCGCCCCAGGGGATCTTCTGCGCCAACGGCCAATGCGCCCAGTGCCTGGTGATCGCGGATGGGAAGCCGGTCAAGGCGTGCATGACCCTCGTCCGGCCGGGGATGCGGGTGGAGCCGATGGGGGGACTTCCGGCCTTGCCCAAGGTGGACGCGCCCCCGCCGATGCGGGAGATCGCGACGATCGCCGTCCCGGTCCTGATCATCGGCGGCGGCCCAGCCGGGATGTCCGCGGCCATTGAGCTCGGGAAGCGGGGGATCAATGCCCTCCTCGTGGACGACAAGCACCGCCTCGGGGGGAAGCTCGTCCTCCAGACCCACCGGTTCTTCGGGTCGATCGACGCCGTCTACGCCGGGACGCGGGGCATCGACATCGCCGAACGGCTCGAGCGCGAGGTGCGGGCCTGCCCATCTGTGGAGGTGTGGCTCAATTCCACGGCCCTGGCCGTGTTCAGCGACCGCAAGGTCGGCATCCTGCGCGAGGGGCACGAGTACGTGCTCGTCGCCCCCGACGTGCTCCTGGTGGCGGCCGGGGCGCGGGAGAGGTCGCTCGTGTTCAAGGGGAACACCCTTCCCGGCGTGTACGGGGCCGGGGCGTTCCAGACCCTGGTGAATCGGGACCTGGTAAGGGCTGCGGAGCGCCTGTTCATCGTGGGCGGGGGAAACGTAGGGCTGATCGCGGGCTACCACGCCCTCCAGGCCGGGATCGAGGTTGTGGGCCTGGTGGAGGCGCTGCCCGAGTGCGGTGGGTACAAGGTCCACCGGGACAAGCTGGCCCGGCTGGGCGTGCCCATCTACACCTCGCACACCATCGTCTCCGCGAACGGCCGGGACCATGTGGAGTCGGTGACCATCGCCCGGGTGGACGAGGCGTTCCGCCCCATCCCGGGGACGGAGCGCTCGTTTGCCTGTGACACCGTGCTTGTGGCGGTGGGCCTCGATCCGGTGGACGAGTTCTACTTCTACCGGAAGGCCCTCGCGTTCGGGATGCCTGCCTTCGCCGCCGGGGACGCCGCGGAGATCGCCGAGGCGTCGGCGGCCATCTTCTCCGGGAAGATCGCGGGCCTCAGGATCGCCCGGGCTTTGGGAGCTGAGACTGCCGAAGTCCCCGAGGACTGGGTCCGGATGGCCGAGGTCCTCAAGTCGAGGCCAGGAGATCGTATCCCGCCCACGCCCCCGCCGCAGGAGGACGGGGTGTTCCCCGTGTTCCACTGCGTGGAGGAGATCCCGTGCAACCCGTGCGCTTCGGTGTGCCCGCAGGGGCTCATCCACATCGACCCGGGCGACATCCGCAAGGTCCCAGAGTTCCTCGGGCCCAACCTCGGAAAGAGCTGCATCGGCTGTGAGCGGTGCGTCGTGATCTGCCCGGGCCTGGCGATCACCCTTGTGGATTTCAGGAAGGATCCGGAGATGCCCACCGTCACCATCCCGTTCGAGTTCGCCCAGGACCGGGTCCAGGTCGGGGACGTGGTGACCGTGGTCGACGTGGGCGGGGCGGCCTTAGGGGAGGTTGAGGTGGTCGAGGTCCGGGCGATCCCCCGCAACGACCGCACGGTGCTCCTCAAGGTTCGAGCCCCCAAGGCGATCGCCAAGGGCATCGCCGGGGTGCGGGTCCAGGTGCCGTGGGCTGCGGAGCCGCTCCCCGAGGCCATCGGGCGCCTCCCCGACGACCAGATCGTGTGCCGCTGCGAGCGGGTCACCGCCGGGGAGGTCCGGGAGCTCATCCGCAACGGGTGCCGGGACATGAACGAGATCAAGGCGATCAGCCGGGCCGGGATGGGCGCCTGCGGCGGGAAGACCTGCGGCCCCCTCATCAAGCGCCTGTTCCGGGAAGAGGGGGTCCCGGAAGAAGAAGTAACCGACTACGTCCCGCGCCCCCTGTTCATCGAGGTCCCGCTGGGCGTGTTCGCCGGGGTGAGGCAGGAGCGCGATGGGTAG
- a CDS encoding YdcF family protein, producing the protein MDTLSDPAAVLCVLFLVAAILSFRRLGWLGRGLFMVGLAALYFLSTPVGADLLLRPLETRYPPLFSAPNADVAAIVVLTGGEGWDGGRPITSALSSSSTDRLVEAIRVWRMLGEGVPILFVGGIGEPGGHAEAPLMAQAAIALGVPQEALSWEAASRNTYENALAVREMLGDHRFVLVTSAVHMPRAMAVFQKLEMDPIPAPGGYGTRTGRDAWDYVPHSQSLWYSARAIREHLAFLWYRLRYR; encoded by the coding sequence GTGGACACGCTTTCGGACCCGGCAGCGGTCCTATGCGTTCTCTTTCTGGTGGCCGCCATCCTGTCCTTCCGCCGGCTGGGGTGGCTGGGCCGGGGGTTGTTCATGGTGGGACTAGCCGCGTTGTATTTCCTGAGCACGCCAGTCGGGGCCGACCTGCTCCTGCGGCCGCTGGAGACCCGGTATCCACCGCTCTTCTCCGCGCCGAACGCGGACGTGGCGGCGATCGTCGTCCTCACCGGTGGCGAGGGGTGGGACGGAGGACGGCCGATCACCAGCGCCCTGTCCAGTTCGTCCACCGACCGACTGGTGGAGGCGATCCGGGTGTGGCGGATGCTGGGGGAGGGTGTACCGATCCTGTTCGTGGGCGGGATCGGGGAGCCGGGAGGGCACGCGGAGGCCCCGCTCATGGCCCAAGCGGCGATCGCCCTGGGCGTCCCCCAGGAGGCGCTGTCGTGGGAGGCGGCGTCCCGCAACACCTACGAGAACGCCCTGGCGGTGCGGGAAATGCTGGGGGATCATCGGTTCGTGCTCGTGACCTCGGCCGTGCACATGCCCCGGGCAATGGCGGTGTTCCAGAAGCTCGAGATGGACCCGATCCCCGCCCCCGGCGGCTACGGGACCCGCACCGGCCGCGACGCCTGGGACTACGTGCCCCACAGCCAAAGCCTCTGGTATTCCGCCCGGGCGATCCGCGAGCACCTGGCCTTCCTGTGGTACCGCCTCCGCTACCGCTGA
- a CDS encoding HypC/HybG/HupF family hydrogenase formation chaperone — MTSFMCLAVPTRVVAVNGNLATVNVQGVHAQARLDALGEPVAVGDYLLVHAGFAIRRLDPEDARETLRLFDEIFALQAEDG, encoded by the coding sequence GTGACCTCGTTCATGTGCCTTGCCGTGCCAACCCGGGTGGTGGCGGTGAACGGAAACCTGGCCACTGTGAACGTCCAGGGGGTCCACGCTCAGGCCCGGCTGGACGCGCTGGGGGAGCCGGTGGCCGTCGGGGATTACCTCCTCGTCCACGCCGGGTTCGCCATCCGCCGCCTCGACCCGGAGGATGCGCGGGAGACCCTGCGCTTGTTCGACGAGATCTTCGCCCTCCAAGCCGAGGATGGCTGA
- a CDS encoding ABC transporter ATP-binding protein encodes MAAVEVRELVKRFGPVVAVDRLSLAVGDREVVALLGPSGCGKTTVLRVIAGLERPDEGQVLLAGQDATAWPPEARGVGLVFQNYALFPHLSVVGNVAYGLRFKRGVDRKRRVRELLELVGLAGYERRRPHELSEGQKQRVALARALAPAPRVLLLDEPLSALDAALRKELRGELRRILSDLGMTAVYVTHDQEEALALADRVAVMRAGRVEQVSRPEDLYRSPRTPFVASFLGRANLWLGRVVAVDGDRAAVEVAGERFAAVGEEVAAGDEVYLFFRPEAVAVGEGPYVAEVERAEYLGDRWEVHARFRGLPLVVLVPGPPDAHLRFALPRAQVIPHRP; translated from the coding sequence ATGGCGGCCGTTGAGGTCCGGGAGCTCGTGAAGCGGTTCGGCCCGGTGGTGGCCGTAGACCGGCTGTCCCTGGCCGTGGGAGACCGGGAGGTCGTGGCCCTCCTTGGCCCGTCCGGCTGCGGCAAAACCACGGTCCTGCGCGTGATCGCCGGCCTGGAGCGGCCGGACGAGGGGCAAGTGCTCCTCGCCGGCCAAGACGCCACCGCCTGGCCGCCGGAGGCCCGCGGGGTGGGCCTTGTGTTCCAGAACTACGCCCTGTTTCCTCATCTCTCCGTGGTCGGGAACGTCGCCTACGGCCTCCGGTTCAAGCGTGGCGTGGACCGGAAGAGGCGGGTACGCGAGCTTTTGGAATTGGTGGGCCTTGCGGGCTACGAGCGGCGCCGGCCCCACGAGCTTTCCGAGGGCCAGAAGCAGCGCGTGGCCCTGGCGAGGGCTCTGGCCCCGGCGCCGCGGGTGCTCCTCCTCGACGAGCCGCTATCGGCGCTGGACGCGGCGTTGCGCAAGGAGCTGCGCGGAGAGCTGCGCCGGATCCTAAGCGACCTCGGGATGACCGCGGTGTACGTGACCCACGACCAGGAGGAGGCGCTGGCCCTGGCGGACCGGGTGGCGGTGATGCGGGCCGGACGCGTGGAGCAGGTGTCCCGGCCGGAAGACCTCTACCGGAGCCCCCGGACCCCGTTCGTGGCGTCGTTCCTGGGGCGGGCCAACCTGTGGCTGGGGCGGGTGGTGGCGGTGGACGGGGACCGGGCGGCGGTTGAGGTGGCTGGGGAGCGGTTCGCGGCGGTGGGCGAGGAGGTTGCGGCCGGGGACGAGGTGTATCTCTTCTTCCGCCCGGAGGCGGTTGCGGTGGGCGAAGGGCCGTACGTCGCGGAGGTCGAGCGCGCGGAATACCTCGGCGACCGGTGGGAGGTCCATGCCCGGTTCCGCGGCCTGCCCCTCGTGGTGCTCGTCCCGGGGCCCCCGGACGCCCACCTCCGGTTCGCCCTTCCCCGGGCGCAGGTCATCCCGCACCGGCCCTAG
- a CDS encoding ribonuclease H-like domain-containing protein has translation MDDTRFLDKLAQSFGGPGQLPGALPAAASGPDLGPAEELVTPFGPCLRLVSGHAVHLAFPAPALAEGAVAQALSLLYGVGPVREEGLRASGVRTLADLAHHPRHGAEARRWLAALAGRDLPTLYRGICRWYSASHTLLLYLLALASPQELVFLDLESLGLSGLPTFLAGVGRLDGKGLRVHQYLARSLGEEPAILWALLTELPARPFVVSYNGKAHDWNHLQARLAYHGLTPLPEAAHLDLLFFARRRWGRDLADCSLAQVERAVLGLSRAVDVPSAYVPACYQAYLRTGSVAPLVPVVAHNREDVTTLARLLAVLLAEVAEGA, from the coding sequence GTGGACGATACGCGGTTTCTGGACAAGCTTGCCCAGTCGTTCGGCGGGCCAGGCCAGCTCCCCGGGGCCCTCCCGGCCGCGGCCTCCGGCCCGGACCTCGGCCCGGCCGAGGAGCTGGTCACCCCGTTCGGCCCGTGCCTGCGGTTGGTCTCGGGCCACGCGGTGCACCTTGCGTTCCCCGCGCCCGCCCTGGCCGAAGGAGCGGTGGCCCAGGCACTGAGCCTCCTCTATGGGGTGGGCCCGGTGCGGGAGGAGGGCCTCCGCGCTTCCGGCGTGCGCACCCTTGCCGATCTCGCCCATCATCCCCGGCACGGGGCGGAGGCACGGCGGTGGCTGGCGGCCCTGGCCGGACGGGATCTCCCCACCCTGTATCGGGGCATCTGCCGGTGGTACTCCGCGTCCCACACGCTCCTCCTCTACCTCCTCGCCCTGGCCAGCCCGCAAGAACTCGTGTTCCTCGACCTCGAGTCCCTAGGCCTTTCTGGCCTCCCCACGTTCCTCGCCGGGGTGGGCCGCCTGGACGGCAAGGGCCTCCGCGTCCACCAGTACCTGGCCCGGTCGCTTGGCGAGGAGCCGGCCATCCTGTGGGCGCTCCTCACCGAGCTCCCCGCCCGGCCGTTCGTCGTCTCCTATAACGGCAAGGCTCACGATTGGAACCACCTCCAGGCGCGGCTTGCCTACCACGGCCTCACCCCCCTGCCGGAGGCGGCGCACCTCGATCTCCTGTTCTTCGCCCGCCGGCGGTGGGGCCGGGACCTCGCGGACTGTTCGCTCGCCCAGGTGGAGCGGGCCGTGCTCGGGCTCTCGCGCGCGGTGGACGTGCCCAGCGCGTACGTGCCCGCGTGTTATCAGGCGTACCTGCGCACCGGATCGGTCGCTCCCCTCGTCCCGGTGGTCGCCCACAACCGCGAGGACGTGACCACGTTGGCCCGCCTGCTCGCGGTGCTCCTCGCGGAGGTGGCCGAAGGTGCCTGA
- a CDS encoding FAD-binding oxidoreductase, which translates to MGRAHYDVVIIGAGSVGTPAAWAMARAGVEVLVLDRFPSVGQGSNKAAIGGVRATHSDPAKIRLSLRTIEIMSTWQEAYGHDIEWKSGGYVFVAYAPREEKTLRDLLVVQRAYGLSIDWYDARELLKIVPDLNPRGLRGGTYAPNDGHCSPLLAAHAFYDQAVRCGATFRFGERVTGIEVRGGRVRAVRTDKGEYGADVVVNAAGPWAREVGALLGLDHPVSPDSHEAGITEPVAHFLDPMVVDIRPAPGSANHYFHQLASGQLAFCITPQPPIWGEDRRETSTFLPMVARRMIELMPRLANLRVRRTWRGLYPMTPDGSPLVGWAREVDGYLLAIGMCGQGVMLGPGLGELLARMVADSVTAEDREILDALSPYRAFALEEALK; encoded by the coding sequence ATGGGTAGGGCTCACTACGACGTGGTGATCATCGGGGCCGGGAGCGTGGGCACCCCGGCGGCGTGGGCGATGGCCCGTGCCGGGGTCGAGGTCCTCGTGCTCGACCGGTTCCCGAGCGTGGGCCAGGGTTCGAACAAGGCGGCGATCGGCGGGGTGCGGGCCACCCACTCCGACCCGGCCAAGATCCGCCTATCCTTGCGCACGATCGAGATCATGTCCACGTGGCAAGAAGCCTACGGCCACGACATCGAGTGGAAGAGCGGGGGGTACGTGTTCGTCGCCTACGCCCCCCGCGAGGAGAAGACCCTCAGGGACCTCCTCGTGGTCCAACGTGCCTACGGCCTTTCCATCGACTGGTACGACGCACGGGAGCTCCTCAAGATCGTACCGGACCTCAACCCGCGGGGCCTCCGCGGCGGGACCTATGCCCCCAACGATGGCCACTGCTCCCCGCTCCTTGCTGCCCATGCGTTCTACGACCAGGCCGTGCGGTGCGGGGCCACGTTCCGGTTCGGCGAGCGGGTGACCGGGATCGAGGTCCGGGGAGGGCGGGTGCGCGCGGTCCGTACGGACAAGGGCGAATACGGGGCGGACGTGGTGGTGAACGCCGCCGGCCCGTGGGCCCGGGAGGTGGGGGCGCTCCTGGGGCTGGACCACCCCGTGAGCCCCGATTCCCATGAGGCCGGGATCACCGAGCCGGTGGCCCATTTCCTCGACCCGATGGTGGTGGACATCCGCCCCGCGCCGGGGTCGGCCAACCACTACTTCCACCAGCTCGCATCCGGTCAGCTCGCGTTCTGCATCACCCCCCAGCCGCCGATCTGGGGTGAGGACCGGCGGGAGACGAGCACGTTCCTGCCGATGGTGGCGCGGCGCATGATCGAGCTCATGCCGAGGCTCGCCAACCTGCGGGTACGGCGGACGTGGCGGGGCCTGTACCCGATGACCCCGGACGGCTCCCCGCTCGTGGGCTGGGCCCGCGAGGTGGACGGGTACCTCCTGGCGATCGGGATGTGCGGGCAGGGGGTGATGCTTGGGCCGGGGTTGGGCGAGCTTCTGGCCCGGATGGTGGCCGATAGCGTGACCGCGGAAGACCGGGAGATCCTGGACGCGCTTTCCCCCTACCGCGCGTTCGCCCTCGAGGAGGCCCTGAAGTAG
- the hypD gene encoding hydrogenase formation protein HypD — protein MSPDPFRLRDPLRARAFADLLARHAPPRPVRIVHVCGTHEITIAQHGLRELLPDGVEVLEGPGCPVCVTSTRDLDRAVKLAESGAIVCTFGDMTRVPGTRRTLAEARAEGADVRVVLSAADAVTIAREHPDRPVVFFAVGFETTAPGTAAVLLEGPPANFSVLCTHKLIPPALSALMSTPPVHIDAFLAPGHVSTVIGARAYAGVAERFHVPIVIGGFEPLDVLYALWLALRELREGRAEVVNAYPRAVTADGNRRAQELLARAFEPCDAVWRGIGTMPASGLRIREDLARWDAERRFAIEGEPEEERPPGCRCPDVLMARAVPADCPLFRTACTPLSPVGPCMVGAEGACHVWYRYGGRPKL, from the coding sequence ATGAGCCCAGATCCTTTTCGGTTGCGGGACCCGCTGCGGGCACGGGCGTTCGCCGACCTCCTCGCCCGGCACGCCCCGCCCCGGCCGGTGCGCATCGTCCACGTGTGCGGGACCCACGAGATCACCATCGCCCAGCACGGCCTGCGCGAGCTCCTCCCGGACGGGGTGGAGGTGTTGGAGGGCCCGGGGTGCCCGGTGTGCGTGACCTCGACCCGGGACCTGGACCGGGCGGTGAAACTGGCCGAGTCGGGGGCGATCGTGTGCACGTTCGGGGACATGACCCGCGTCCCGGGAACGCGCCGCACCCTGGCCGAGGCCCGCGCCGAAGGGGCGGACGTGCGCGTCGTCCTCTCCGCCGCCGATGCTGTGACCATCGCCCGCGAGCACCCCGACCGGCCAGTGGTGTTCTTCGCGGTGGGGTTCGAGACCACTGCCCCCGGCACCGCCGCCGTGCTCCTCGAAGGCCCGCCCGCCAACTTCTCCGTGCTTTGCACCCACAAGCTCATCCCCCCCGCCCTCAGTGCCCTCATGTCTACCCCTCCCGTGCACATCGACGCGTTCCTCGCCCCCGGGCACGTGTCCACGGTGATCGGCGCCCGCGCCTACGCCGGGGTGGCGGAGCGGTTCCACGTGCCCATCGTCATCGGAGGGTTCGAGCCGTTGGATGTCCTGTACGCCCTGTGGCTTGCCCTGCGCGAGCTCCGGGAAGGGCGGGCCGAGGTGGTGAACGCCTATCCTCGGGCGGTGACCGCGGATGGCAACCGCCGCGCCCAGGAGCTTCTCGCCCGCGCGTTTGAGCCCTGCGATGCCGTGTGGCGGGGGATCGGCACGATGCCCGCCTCCGGCCTGCGCATCCGCGAGGACCTGGCCCGCTGGGACGCGGAACGACGGTTCGCGATCGAGGGCGAACCCGAGGAAGAACGTCCGCCGGGCTGCCGGTGCCCGGACGTGCTCATGGCCCGGGCCGTGCCCGCCGACTGTCCCCTGTTCCGCACCGCCTGTACCCCGCTCTCCCCAGTGGGGCCGTGCATGGTGGGGGCAGAGGGGGCGTGCCACGTGTGGTACCGGTACGGAGGGAGGCCGAAGCTGTGA
- the hypE gene encoding hydrogenase expression/formation protein HypE, whose translation MTRRESDRVTTLHGAGGEPAGKLLAERILPRFKLRSAGPIGLDALDDGAVLELPPGQVVVSTDNHVVKPIFFPGGDIGRLAACGTINDLAVMGARPVAMTMGLILEEGFPLADLDRVLTSAAEVLAEVGVALVAGDTKVMGKGELDGIAINTTGIGVAARAISDAGLRVGDAILITGTIGDHGMALLAAREGFALQTQLESDVAPLWPLVAQALQVGGITAMKDPTRGGLAAALNEMARKARVGIEVREADIPLRPEVQAVSELLGIHPLEVACEGRAVIGAAPDRADAVLAALRGHHLGQDARIIGHAIPDYPGRVILDTGIGGRRFLEMPIGDPVPRIC comes from the coding sequence GTGACCAGGCGCGAAAGCGACCGGGTGACCACCCTCCACGGGGCGGGCGGTGAGCCCGCAGGGAAGCTCCTCGCCGAGCGGATCCTGCCCCGGTTCAAGCTCAGGAGCGCTGGCCCGATCGGCCTCGATGCCCTGGACGATGGGGCGGTGCTTGAGCTTCCCCCCGGCCAGGTGGTCGTGAGCACCGACAACCACGTGGTGAAGCCGATCTTTTTCCCCGGCGGCGACATCGGCCGGCTCGCCGCGTGCGGGACGATCAACGACCTCGCGGTGATGGGGGCGCGGCCGGTGGCGATGACGATGGGGCTAATCCTGGAGGAGGGGTTCCCGTTGGCCGACCTCGACCGGGTCCTGACCTCGGCAGCGGAGGTGCTGGCCGAAGTGGGGGTGGCCCTCGTGGCCGGGGACACCAAGGTAATGGGGAAAGGGGAGCTGGACGGAATCGCCATCAATACCACCGGGATCGGAGTCGCAGCGCGAGCGATCTCCGACGCCGGCCTTCGGGTGGGGGATGCGATCTTGATCACGGGGACGATCGGCGACCACGGCATGGCCCTCCTCGCCGCTCGGGAGGGATTCGCTCTCCAGACCCAGCTCGAAAGCGATGTAGCCCCTCTGTGGCCACTGGTGGCGCAAGCCCTGCAAGTCGGCGGGATCACGGCGATGAAGGACCCTACCCGGGGCGGGCTCGCCGCGGCCCTGAACGAGATGGCAAGGAAAGCCCGGGTGGGGATCGAGGTCCGTGAGGCGGACATCCCCCTTCGGCCCGAGGTCCAGGCCGTATCCGAGCTCCTCGGCATCCACCCCCTCGAGGTGGCGTGCGAGGGGCGGGCCGTGATCGGGGCCGCCCCTGACCGAGCGGACGCGGTCCTCGCCGCCCTCCGCGGCCATCACCTCGGCCAGGATGCCCGGATCATCGGCCACGCCATCCCCGACTACCCGGGCCGGGTGATCCTGGACACCGGGATCGGGGGCCGGCGGTTCCTGGAGATGCCCATCGGCGACCCGGTCCCCCGCATCTGCTGA